The Triticum urartu cultivar G1812 chromosome 5, Tu2.1, whole genome shotgun sequence genome contains the following window.
CGCCTTTGATCTTTTTGAAGTGTgtgtgcgggggggggggtgttCTCCTATGGGCACAATGAGGGTATGTAATTGATGGCGAAGAACCTCCATTCTTGAGTGGTAGGTGTAGGAAGACAAGTGTATAAGTTTAGGGTGTTCCCATCCCACACCGCCATTCTTTCACCTTTATCCCGGTTGATAGTGCGATTTCTCTACAAcacaaataaaaccaaaataaaaacCTCCGAGTCACCAAAAAACCAGGCCTTTGATCTTTTTGAAGTGGGGTGGGGGTTCTCAATCCTCTCCCTAACAAGCATCTTAGGAAACAATAAATTGAGATAAATTTTGACTATTGTCATTAGTCCCACTGAATATATTGTCATTGCACCGAAAAATAATTTAGAGCTAAATGCACCCTCACACGGGGCTGCGAGGCCATGCCTTGACCCTTACCCAGAGGGCATTACTCACACATCACAATCGAATATCAGCAGTGCCAAAAAAGCAGTATGGTTCTACGATGCCGCTAGGCCCTCTCCGTTGGCCCAGCGCCGGAGAAGAGATGTTCCACCTTAGACACGCCCCCCTTACAGAAAAAGCATGGACAGTAAGAAATGCGGTACCGCGGCTTGGAGACGACGCCCCTGAGAAAGCGCAGGCGCGAGTTTGAACCAAAGTCAAATCCGGCCTTCGCCGCCACCTCGCAGGGAACCAAAAAAACAACCCGTCACGTCCGGACGAGGCGGGTGAAAAAGCGGCTACCTTCTCTCGAGCCCTTGGGTCGGAAGACtcatttttctttctttttaaaTATATTTATTTATGTATTTAAGAAACGAATCCATTACCACAATATTGTACTATATGGTTTTGCCTCTCCTATTATATTGTTTTGTAATTTCCTTTTTCTTTCATGGTGATGAGAAGAGAGAGGCTTGACTCACTGTTTTTTGGGGAGAGAAAAAGGAAAGCAaaggggggaggaagaagagaagaggagaggagaggagaggagagggggaAAATATCGCCGCGGCGGGGAAGCAACCCAAGCAAGCAAGCCCTAGCCTAGCCTAGCCAGATACTAGTAGATAGACAGAAAACCAAAAGCGCCGGTCGCCGGATCGCCGGATCGCCGGACGAGAGAGACCATGTCCCTCCCGCGGGCAGCCGCCCCCGTCGCGTGACCGGCCACCGGGGCAGCCATCGCCatcgccatcgccgccgccgccgccaaggcCAAGGCCAAGCAGGAGCCCCAgactccctccctccctccctccctacagcaagcaagcaagcaagcaagaaagCGAGCAGGTAAGGAGGGGGGATGGCGGACAGCGGCGGGGTCAGCGCCAACAACGCCGCCGCCGGCAACGACGACGAGGAGGGCAACACCGCCCCGTTCCCCGAGACGGTacctccctccccctctccctctcccttccATTGATGGAGCTCAACACGAATGCATCCCCTTATCCACTACCAACACACATAGGAGGAAACCATGGCCGTCTCTCAGCAGATCTGAGAGCAAACGACCAATCAATTTTGCCCAATCCCAATCAATTTTGACCTTCCTTGATTTGATTGGTTCACTTCACCAATGAAAGGCCCATCCCACAAGCTTTTACTTTCATGCCGGCCACTAGGTCTTATCTTGATTACAAATGAAAAAAAGATGCTGGTTTTACAGAGGCAGACACAACTTTGACTTGTGAGCGATGAATGCCCATCAAGTTAATAACACTGCCTTCTGCCATATCATCAGGTCCAGATAGGAGGATCTCCCGAGTACAGGGTCGAGAGGAAGCTCGGCAAAGGTGGCTTTGGCCACGTCTTTGTCGGCCGCCGCCTAACCGGTGGCAACGGCCGCGGCGCCGGTGCTCAGGAGGTGCCaatctctctctgtctctctgtttGTTTCTGCTTTTTTctcattcattcattcattcatatGTTTTGTGCTTTTTATTTCTAGGTTGCAATCAAATTTGAGCACAACACCAGCAAGGGCTGCAACTACGGCCCTCCTTACGAGTGGCATGTCTATTCGTAAGTCTCTATTCTGTCAGCGTTCCTTGTCACAACTTCATGCTTCGTGTCATCATCTTTGTCATGACTTTTTTTTTTCTACTGTATATATACCAGTGCTCTTGGAGGTACTCATGGTGTGCCCAAGGTGCATTATAAAGGCCGTCAGGGTGACTACTATGTCATGGTATGAATTATTGCCCTTTTCCGACCGTTTTGCTGGATGACGTTACCCTTGGAGCACAACGTTTTGTTTTATCCTTCTTGTGAAACTGCAGATTATGGATATGCTGGGGCCTAGCTTGTGGGATTCCTGGAATTCAGCAGGGCAGACGTGAGTTTCTTTCTTCTCTTAGTCTTCCTAATGGCTTAGACCGACTTCCTTTTATTTTTATCTGGTTGTATTCAAGGAAGCTGTTTAGTAGCTGCTTCTCTTGGAAGTCGCTCTTTCCAAACATACAACCGCACTGTTATGAATGTCTACTTGCTTCATATACCATACATTTTCTTTTTAGAAATATAACAGTTGTTTCTGCTGTATGCCTGTATCTAAGATGTTTGAAGCAGAAATTATTGTTTTTCATGCACCCATTACATCGTTCTCACACTAACAAGCTCTTTTGTTGCATGTGAAGAAATTTTTTGGTTAGATTTAACATATCTACGTGAGAACAGTGTAGTTGAAGGGCCGAGTCTTGACTAGTTTTTTTTTTCACACTCGATGAATTATTTCTCATCTTGCACCTATTCTTAAATTTTGCAGTGTAGTTTGTTACTTCCTGGTTTTCTAACTTGTGTCGAAAACTTTCAGCATGTCATCAGAAATGGTAGCCTGTATTGCTGCAGAGGCCATTTCTATCCTGGAAAGCATGCATTCTAAAGGGTAAGCAGGCATCCAAATGTTAGCTATGTCTAATGCATCAGGCATTTTCCCTCTTTCTCATGATGCTGGTACAAATTCCTTTCAGATATGTACATGGAGATGTCAAACCTGAGAATTTTCTTCTCGGTCAGCCTGGAACTCCTCAAGAAAAGAAACTTTTTCTTGTAGATCTTGGATTAGGTAAGCAAACCTCTTTATCCATGTTCTTGCTACTTGTTAGTTTACACTGCAGCGGTGAAAGTTCCGAGTGTTCTGGTAGAATACTGTTGCTAGTGTACTGGTAGTTTAGATGATTCAAACTTGATATTCTTGACTGCTTTAGACCTTCAGTGTTCCATGTTGCTTTGTGTCTGGAACTTTGGATCATCTAAGATTTTTTTTTTTCATTTGGCAGCAACAAAGTGGAAAGATCCTGCTACTCAACAGCATGTTGATTATGATCAACGTCCGGATGCCTTCAGGTCTGCCATGCCTTAAATTTGTTAGTTCCATACGATCTTATATATCTGCAGATGTTCTAAATCTTGTCTTCCTGGTGTAGAGGAACAGTCAGATATGCTAGTGCCCATGCGCATTTAGGAAGAACTGCAAGCAGGAGAGATGACTTGGAATCACTGGCTTATACACTAGTATTTCTCCATCGAGGCAGGTTACCATGGCAAGGATACCAGGTATCATATTGTCTAATCTATTTAGTTTTTGTGCCCATTCACCATCATTTTGTAGCATATCTGTTTGAGAATCTCATATAGatattgtgtgtgtgtgtgtttgcaGGGTGATAATAAATCATTTCTGGTGTGCAAGAGAAAGATGAGTACCTCACCTGATATCCTTTGCGGCCTCTGTCCTCAACCTTTTAAGCTATTCCTTGAGACTGTAGTCAACATGAAGTTTGATGAGGAACCAAACTACTCCAAGTTGATTTCTTTGTTCGATGTTTTAATTGGACCAAACCCTTCCATCAGACCAATCAATACCGATGGAGCCCAAAAGGTTCGTGTTAGGGCATtgcacatgatttggagttattAAGTGAACCTGAAAACACTGCATGTGTTACTAAATTCTTTCATTCCCTGCAGGTAGGGCAGAAGCGTTCTAGGCTGCTTAATGACGACGACGATAGCAATGCAAGAAAGAAGATTCGCCTGGGTGTTCCAGCAACACAGTGGATTTCTGTATATAATTCTAGATCGCCCATGAAACAGAGGTACAGTTCTGATTCTCAAGCTAACTCTTCTCCTCTATTGTTTTAGTGAAACCCACAGGATCATATTAGGATTTCTTTTGACAGTTATCTACTGGTTCAAGTTCAGCTTTGAGGGTTTACCCTAATTGTTACAATCATAAAGCAACTCACAGACTTACTTTAGATGTATTCATGGAACCTGTGTACCGTGTACTTTCCAGCACATTGTGTTTACATCTTAGGCTCATACTGGCTTCTGTAAGCTGTAACAGGCAATGCAGATGTTGTTAGCCATGGTCAGATATGCACACTCCTTTGTATCAGCAAAAAATGCCTTACATAAGACTTTTCTTGTGTCGGCAATTTGCCTGTCGTGTAGGCCTGGAGTATGATGATCCTTCCCTGATATGATGTATTATAATGCCCTCGTACGCATAGCAATACGGTAAAAAGTTACCTTTCCACCGAGACCTGTGAAGCTCATGTGCCACATCCCATATATTTCCATCAGAGTTGCCTGTAGTTTATAACCTGTTAGGAGAACTCAagcctccgttcctaaatataagtcctttaaagattccaatatggactacatacggagcaaaatgaaaaatttacactctaaaatacgtctacatacttccgtatgtagtccatattgaaatctctaaaaagacttatatttagaaacggagggactATAAATGAAGGAAACTTTACAATCTTTGCTGGGAACCAAAATACGCTGACAATCTAGAGTATTCTCCTTCATTGTTTGCATTGATTGAtgcaccatcatcatcatctttTTATGTAGTTTATTTGTATACAGGCTGATTAACTATTTTCCTTGATAGGTACCACTATAATGTGGCTGACAATAGGTTAGCGCCACACGTGGAGAAAGGAAATGAGGATGGTCTTCTGATAAGCTCAATATCATCATGTGTTGATCTTTGGGCAATCATTATGGATGCTGGAACTGGCTTCACGGATCAAGTCTATGAACTGTCTCCACATTTCCTTCACAAGGTAGAAGAAACTTCCCATCTGTCCCTCGTGTAACTTAATTCTCCTCATTTGCACTCATTTTAACCAAAAAAAAACAGGACTGGATTATGGAACAATGGGAGAAAAATTTCTACATCAGTTCTGTCGCTGGCGCCAACATCGGAAGCTCTCTTGTAGTGATGTCCAAAGGTATGCATATCTTTTTGTGTTACGTATAGATATAGTCTttactttctgttttttccctAGCTGTCGCATATGTTGCGGTATAGATAGTAAGCATGTATCTCCTGGTGAGTCTAGTTGTCTTGCAATGTACCACATCTGTGTGAATCAGCCTCAGAAGTAAACCTGGAGAGGAGAGCGAAGTCGCTGCTCCAAATCCGCTTGTGTTCCAACAGCAGGATCAGTCATCTGAAATGGCAGGAACAGGCACCTTCCATCTGAGTATCTTGCTACCAGATTGTGATATTTTCTCTGCTTACCAGATTGCAGTTGCCATCTTTTGATGGGAGCCCCTGTTCATGATTCTTGTGTTGCTTTTTCTTGTAGATTTTTGTTTTGCGGGGAAACTTTTTTATTATACATATAACTGCTTAGCTGGTGCTATAATATGTTGTGGTATTTCTGATGACTGGCAGGCACGCCATACACGCAGCAGTCCTACAAGGTGAGCGATTCCTTCCCTTTCAAATGGATAAACAAGAAATGGAAGGAAGGCTTCCACGTGACGTCGATGGCGACGTCGGGCAGCCGATGGGCCATAGTGATGTCACGCAACGCTGGGTTCACCGACCAGGTGAGATTGTGATTTCATCATTCTGAAGCATTTCCTTAAATAAATGGAGCAAAACATGAGTTGTGTATGGCTTTTTTTCGCTCCATGTTTTCTTTCACATGCCACTGTTTGCAAAGGCGTGTAAGATTGAACTCCCAGAGTCGCACACATTCCAAGATGCCGCCTGTCTTGTTGGTTGTCTCATAGTTGACTTTGTAAAACGTTGTTACTGGTGGCAGGTGGTGGAGCTGGACTTTCTGTACCCGAGCGAGGGCGTCCACAGGCGGTGGGACAACGGGTACCGGATCACGGCGATGGCGGCGACCATGGACCAGTCGGCCCTGATCCTGAGCATGCCGAGGCGCCGGCCTCGGGACGAGACGCAGGAGACCCTGCGGACGTCGCAGTTCCCCAGCGCGCATGTCAAGGTATGCATGCTTgaaccctccctccctccctccctccctagtAAAGCAGCAAGTTGTTATGGATTGGAGAGCTTTTGCTGACCGAGTTGGAATGAAAATGTTGCAGGACAAGTGGGCCAAGAACCTCTACCTCGCCGGGATCTGCTACGGGCGAACGGTGGCGTAGCGGTAGCATAGCCATAGCCATGGCTGCCCGCGGAGCGAGCTGGATGCAATGCATCCTTGGTAGTAGGTGATGGCTCTTTGAGTGAGTCCTATTTATCCAGACCTGATTCCTGTTGCTGACACCCAACCCAACCCCAACCCCAACCCCAACCCCAACCCCATCCCATCCCATTCATGTGTATATTTTCATAGCATCTGCTTGCTTA
Protein-coding sequences here:
- the LOC125506794 gene encoding casein kinase 1-like protein HD16, with protein sequence MADSGGVSANNAAAGNDDEEGNTAPFPETVQIGGSPEYRVERKLGKGGFGHVFVGRRLTGGNGRGAGAQEVAIKFEHNTSKGCNYGPPYEWHVYSALGGTHGVPKVHYKGRQGDYYVMIMDMLGPSLWDSWNSAGQTMSSEMVACIAAEAISILESMHSKGYVHGDVKPENFLLGQPGTPQEKKLFLVDLGLATKWKDPATQQHVDYDQRPDAFRGTVRYASAHAHLGRTASRRDDLESLAYTLVFLHRGRLPWQGYQGDNKSFLVCKRKMSTSPDILCGLCPQPFKLFLETVVNMKFDEEPNYSKLISLFDVLIGPNPSIRPINTDGAQKVGQKRSRLLNDDDDSNARKKIRLGVPATQWISVYNSRSPMKQRYHYNVADNRLAPHVEKGNEDGLLISSISSCVDLWAIIMDAGTGFTDQVYELSPHFLHKDWIMEQWEKNFYISSVAGANIGSSLVVMSKGTPYTQQSYKVSDSFPFKWINKKWKEGFHVTSMATSGSRWAIVMSRNAGFTDQVVELDFLYPSEGVHRRWDNGYRITAMAATMDQSALILSMPRRRPRDETQETLRTSQFPSAHVKDKWAKNLYLAGICYGRTVA